A single Pseudanabaenaceae cyanobacterium SKYG29 DNA region contains:
- a CDS encoding ABC transporter ATP-binding protein yields MLQLQELSVSYRAGGKVLDRVSLTLAEGEVLGLVGESGCGKSTLARAVVGILPQGTMVTGEIRLGGESWSPNWRGRKVGLILQDPMTRFNPFMTVIAHAREMLVAHGISAREVKSRLEKALLQVQIDPRYAYSYAHELSGGMRQRVMIALTLLLQPQLLIADEPTTSLDGQTARSVLHLMTSLCRQQEKGLLLISHDLELVRRYCDRVAVMAAGKIVEVASPDRLLKVPQHPYTRQLVESCRPYARQSLVNSDGPVLVARELTKKYGQFKAVDNVSFVLYPQEVLGIIGASGSGKSTTARMVADLIKPDGGNVLIHNQKLSGKKLARLVQMIFQDPRASLNPKMTIGQAIADPLMIHNIDCDRYQSVRNLLEQVGLSAQFMHRYPQELSGGQLQRVAIARALILQPQILICDEPVSMLDANWQWQILQLLADLQKQYHLSLLFITHDLNLARHFCDRLLVMYRGQIVETGTAAQIMTNPQHPYTQELVKQV; encoded by the coding sequence TTGTTACAGCTGCAGGAGTTATCGGTGTCCTATCGGGCGGGGGGTAAAGTCCTCGATCGGGTGAGCCTGACATTGGCGGAGGGGGAGGTATTAGGTTTGGTGGGGGAAAGTGGTTGCGGCAAGTCCACATTGGCACGGGCAGTGGTGGGGATTCTGCCCCAAGGAACAATGGTTACGGGGGAAATACGCCTAGGGGGAGAGTCCTGGTCACCCAACTGGCGGGGGCGGAAGGTAGGCTTAATTTTGCAAGACCCCATGACTAGGTTTAATCCTTTTATGACAGTCATAGCCCATGCCAGGGAAATGCTGGTTGCCCATGGGATCAGTGCAAGGGAGGTCAAGTCCCGCCTAGAGAAGGCGTTGCTACAAGTGCAAATTGATCCCCGCTATGCCTACAGCTATGCCCATGAGTTAAGTGGGGGGATGCGCCAACGGGTGATGATTGCTTTAACACTCCTGCTCCAACCCCAACTGTTGATTGCCGATGAACCTACCACCAGCTTGGACGGGCAAACTGCTCGATCGGTTTTACACCTGATGACCTCTCTCTGTCGCCAGCAGGAGAAGGGGTTACTACTGATCAGCCACGATTTGGAGTTGGTCAGGCGCTATTGCGATCGTGTAGCAGTCATGGCAGCAGGGAAAATAGTGGAAGTTGCCAGTCCCGATCGGTTGCTCAAAGTGCCCCAGCATCCCTATACCCGCCAGTTAGTGGAGAGTTGTCGTCCCTATGCCAGACAATCTTTGGTAAATAGCGATGGGCCCGTTCTAGTGGCAAGGGAGTTGACGAAAAAATACGGGCAATTTAAGGCAGTAGATAATGTTAGTTTTGTGCTGTACCCCCAGGAGGTGTTAGGCATAATTGGTGCTAGTGGTAGTGGCAAGAGTACCACCGCTAGAATGGTGGCTGATTTAATTAAACCCGACGGGGGCAACGTCCTGATTCACAACCAAAAATTATCTGGCAAAAAACTAGCTCGCTTAGTACAGATGATTTTCCAAGACCCTAGGGCTTCCCTCAATCCCAAAATGACGATCGGGCAAGCCATTGCTGACCCCCTTATGATTCACAACATTGACTGTGACCGTTACCAATCTGTGCGTAACTTATTGGAACAGGTGGGTTTATCTGCCCAATTCATGCATCGTTATCCCCAGGAACTGTCAGGGGGGCAACTGCAACGCGTAGCGATCGCTAGGGCATTAATTTTACAGCCCCAAATTCTCATCTGTGATGAACCTGTCAGTATGCTAGACGCAAATTGGCAATGGCAGATTTTACAACTGTTAGCAGACTTGCAAAAACAATACCATCTTTCCCTCCTATTTATTACCCATGACTTGAACTTGGCACGACACTTCTGCGATCGTCTATTAGTTATGTATAGGGGGCAAATTGTAGAAACTGGTACAGCGGCACAAATTATGACTAATCCTCAACACCCTTACACCCAGGAGCTAGTCAAACAAGTATGA